The Streptomyces sp. Je 1-332 genome has a window encoding:
- a CDS encoding ABC transporter permease: MNAITGAYDWLTTGANWQGEKGVWHRLAEHLYFSGVCLAVACLIALPIALYLGHIGKGGALAVNISNIGRAVPTLAVLVLLTLTPLGEHGDVPTLIALVLFAVPPLLTNAYIGMREVDRAVVEAARGMGMSGRQLFARVELPLAYPLIMTGVRSAGVQVVATATLAAMAGEGGLGRIITAGFNLQNTPQVVAGALLVALLALCVELVLVVVGKVFSPMRGRSGVAQ; the protein is encoded by the coding sequence ATGAACGCGATAACCGGCGCGTACGACTGGCTGACCACGGGCGCCAACTGGCAGGGCGAGAAGGGGGTGTGGCACCGCCTCGCCGAGCACCTCTACTTCAGCGGTGTGTGTCTCGCCGTCGCGTGCCTGATCGCGCTGCCGATCGCCCTGTATCTCGGCCACATCGGCAAGGGCGGCGCCCTCGCGGTGAACATCTCGAACATCGGGCGTGCGGTGCCGACGCTCGCGGTGCTCGTCCTGCTCACGCTGACCCCGCTGGGCGAGCACGGTGACGTGCCGACGCTCATCGCGCTCGTCCTGTTCGCGGTGCCGCCGCTGCTGACCAACGCGTACATCGGGATGCGCGAGGTCGACCGTGCGGTGGTGGAGGCCGCCCGGGGGATGGGCATGAGCGGGCGCCAGCTGTTCGCACGGGTCGAACTGCCCCTCGCGTACCCGCTGATCATGACCGGGGTGCGTTCCGCGGGCGTGCAGGTCGTGGCGACGGCGACGCTGGCAGCGATGGCGGGCGAGGGCGGCCTCGGGCGGATCATCACCGCCGGGTTCAACCTGCAGAACACGCCTCAGGTGGTGGCGGGAGCGCTTCTCGTGGCGCTGCTCGCGCTCTGCGTGGAGTTGGTGCTCGTCGTGGTGGGGAAGGTCTTCAGCCCCATGCGGGGGCGCTCGGGGGTCGCGCAGTGA
- a CDS encoding ABC transporter substrate-binding protein has translation MNSTTRRARRMAGAAAAVVALTAGLTACGGDSLEKDGKGDGDKAGGKGKIVVGSARFTEQKVLAELYAGVLEDAGYDAEVKTVQNREVYEPELKKGSIDVAPEYAATLAEFLNLGKNGPKAKPVASNDVDDTVAALKKLAEPRGLKVLAVGEAVDQNAFAVSKEYAKEHKLKTLSDLGKSGEKVKIAASDECESRPFCAPGLKKTYGIDVAGIDPKGVGTTQSKQAVKNGTDQVVLTTTTDATLDSFGLVALEDDKKLQNADNILPVVNAKEAGGKEIAAALGKLTKALTTEDLAELDRKVDVERQKEADVAKEYLESKGLIKK, from the coding sequence ATGAACAGCACAACGCGTCGCGCGCGACGGATGGCAGGGGCGGCCGCGGCCGTCGTGGCGCTGACCGCGGGGCTCACCGCGTGCGGCGGGGACAGCCTGGAGAAGGACGGCAAGGGCGACGGGGACAAGGCGGGCGGCAAGGGCAAGATCGTCGTCGGCTCCGCCCGTTTCACCGAGCAGAAGGTGCTCGCCGAGCTCTATGCGGGTGTCCTGGAGGACGCCGGATACGACGCCGAGGTCAAGACCGTCCAGAACCGCGAGGTGTACGAGCCCGAGCTCAAGAAGGGCTCGATCGACGTCGCTCCCGAATACGCGGCGACGCTCGCGGAGTTCCTCAACCTCGGCAAGAACGGCCCGAAGGCGAAGCCGGTCGCCTCGAATGACGTGGACGACACGGTGGCCGCGCTGAAGAAGCTCGCCGAACCACGTGGCCTGAAGGTGCTTGCCGTCGGTGAGGCGGTCGACCAGAACGCGTTCGCGGTGAGCAAGGAATACGCCAAGGAGCACAAGCTCAAGACGCTTTCGGATCTCGGTAAGTCCGGCGAGAAGGTCAAGATCGCCGCGAGTGACGAATGCGAGTCGCGGCCGTTCTGCGCTCCGGGACTGAAGAAGACGTACGGCATCGATGTCGCGGGAATCGACCCCAAGGGCGTCGGCACCACGCAGTCCAAGCAGGCCGTGAAGAACGGCACGGACCAGGTGGTGCTGACCACGACCACCGACGCGACGCTCGACAGCTTCGGGCTTGTGGCCCTTGAGGACGACAAGAAGCTGCAGAACGCGGACAACATCCTTCCGGTTGTGAACGCGAAGGAAGCGGGCGGCAAGGAGATAGCCGCCGCCCTCGGGAAGCTGACCAAGGCCCTCACGACGGAGGATCTCGCGGAACTCGACCGGAAGGTCGATGTGGAGCGGCAGAAGGAAGCCGATGTCGCCAAGGAGTATCTGGAGTCGAAGGGATTGATCAAGAAGTAA
- a CDS encoding PH domain-containing protein gives MSGVREVAGEEHAPGTETARERRLHPVTPLRRAWAPVAVLVGFAVHDPNGTQRRLSELAVTHLLAGIAVVLVGGALYGFMSWWFTHFSVTDTELRIRTGLIFRRTAHIRLDRLQAVDVTQPLAARIVGVAKLKLDVVGTEKKDELAYLGQEEASVLRAELLARAAGFAPEAAGEVGEAPVNNLVHVQPRMLAISLLLTGTTWGMLVATLIVPPFLWFATHNLWTVLATGLPMLGGAFASSVGRFIAEYDWKVGESPDGLRIDHGLLDKAHETVPPGRVQTVRVVEPWLWRRRGWVRVELDVAGSSNGVLLPVAPREVAEDVIARVLPGVRVPAAAELVRPPARAAWCLPVWWKGYGLTVTDTVFAARHGLLRRRLSLVPHAKVQSVRLTQGPWERFKGVADVQVDTGANKTVTARLRPAGEAAALLQSQADRSRTGRRTARPDRWMA, from the coding sequence GTGAGCGGCGTACGGGAGGTGGCGGGGGAAGAACACGCCCCCGGCACCGAGACCGCGCGAGAGCGGCGTCTGCACCCCGTCACGCCCCTGCGCCGGGCCTGGGCGCCGGTCGCGGTCCTCGTGGGCTTCGCGGTGCACGACCCGAACGGCACGCAGCGGCGACTCTCCGAGCTGGCCGTGACCCACCTGCTCGCCGGGATCGCCGTCGTCCTCGTGGGCGGCGCCCTGTACGGCTTCATGAGCTGGTGGTTCACGCACTTCTCCGTCACCGACACCGAACTGCGCATCCGCACAGGACTGATCTTCCGGCGCACCGCCCACATCCGGCTCGACCGCCTCCAGGCGGTGGACGTGACGCAGCCGCTCGCGGCCCGCATCGTGGGCGTCGCCAAGCTCAAACTGGACGTCGTCGGGACGGAGAAGAAGGACGAACTGGCCTACCTGGGCCAGGAGGAGGCATCCGTCCTGCGGGCCGAACTCCTCGCGCGTGCGGCCGGTTTCGCCCCCGAGGCGGCCGGCGAGGTCGGTGAGGCGCCGGTCAACAACCTGGTGCACGTACAGCCGCGCATGCTCGCGATCTCCCTGCTCCTGACGGGCACGACGTGGGGCATGCTCGTCGCCACGCTCATCGTGCCGCCCTTCCTGTGGTTCGCCACCCACAACCTGTGGACGGTGCTCGCGACCGGACTGCCCATGCTGGGCGGCGCGTTCGCCAGCAGCGTGGGGCGCTTCATCGCGGAGTACGACTGGAAGGTGGGCGAGTCCCCCGACGGCCTGCGCATCGACCACGGGCTGCTCGACAAGGCGCACGAGACGGTGCCTCCTGGCCGGGTGCAGACCGTGCGCGTCGTCGAGCCGTGGCTGTGGCGGCGGCGCGGCTGGGTGCGGGTGGAACTGGACGTCGCGGGCTCGTCGAACGGCGTCCTGCTCCCCGTAGCGCCGCGGGAGGTCGCGGAGGACGTGATCGCGCGGGTCCTGCCGGGTGTGCGGGTACCGGCCGCGGCCGAACTGGTGCGCCCTCCCGCGCGGGCCGCGTGGTGCCTTCCGGTGTGGTGGAAGGGGTACGGCCTGACGGTGACGGACACGGTGTTCGCGGCGCGGCACGGCCTGCTGCGCCGCCGCCTGTCGCTGGTCCCGCACGCGAAGGTGCAGAGCGTGCGGCTCACGCAGGGGCCCTGGGAGCGCTTCAAGGGGGTGGCGGACGTCCAGGTCGACACCGGGGCGAACAAGACGGTGACGGCTCGCTTGCGTCCCGCCGGGGAGGCGGCTGCTCTGCTTCAGTCGCAGGCCGACCGTTCACGTACCGGGCGCAGGACCGCGCGACCCGACCGGTGGATGGCGTGA
- a CDS encoding PH domain-containing protein, producing the protein METGTAGPARPAQPGEPDAEPVWTGLPRGLLRMRRLLLVVWLVPLAAAVGVLLWLFAGPAWSPFAAVPLAFVAWGWPMLGRNWRSWRYAERVDDLLISRGVLWREETVVPYGRMQLVEVTSGPVERHFGLASVQLHTAAAATDARIPGLIPEEAERLRDRLTELGEARSAGL; encoded by the coding sequence ATGGAAACGGGGACGGCGGGACCGGCGCGGCCCGCGCAGCCAGGAGAACCGGACGCGGAGCCGGTGTGGACCGGGCTGCCGCGGGGGCTGCTGCGGATGCGGCGGCTGCTGCTCGTGGTGTGGCTCGTGCCGCTCGCGGCGGCGGTCGGCGTGCTCCTGTGGCTCTTCGCCGGGCCCGCGTGGTCCCCTTTCGCGGCCGTCCCGCTGGCCTTCGTGGCGTGGGGCTGGCCGATGCTGGGGCGCAACTGGCGCTCCTGGCGGTACGCGGAGCGGGTGGACGACCTGCTGATCAGCCGGGGCGTGCTCTGGCGCGAGGAAACCGTCGTCCCGTACGGCCGGATGCAGCTGGTCGAGGTGACATCGGGGCCCGTGGAGCGGCACTTCGGCCTGGCGAGCGTGCAGCTGCACACGGCGGCGGCCGCCACGGACGCCCGAATTCCCGGCCTCATCCCCGAGGAGGCCGAGCGGTTGCGCGACCGGCTGACCGAGCTGGGCGAGGCCCGCTCGGCGGGGCTGTGA
- a CDS encoding NADH-quinone oxidoreductase subunit D, with product MSPTTETTLGIGGAAESTDMVLNIGPQHPSTHGVLRLRLVLDGERIEQAEPVIGYMHRGAEKLFEARDYRQIVVLANRHDWLSAFSNELGVVLAVERMLGMEVPERAVWMRTLLAELNRVLNHLMFLGSYPLELGGITPVFHAFREREELQNVMEEISGGRMHYMFNRVGGLKEDLPAGWSTRARAAVASVRSRMDVYDKLVLGNEIFRGRTRGVGVLSPQAVHAYGVSGPIARASGVDFDLRRDEPYLAYGQLQDTLKVVTRQEGDCLARFECLLEQTHNALDLADACLERLAELPQGPVNQRLPKVLKAPEGHTYAWTENPLGINGYYLVSKGEKTPYRLKLRSASYNNIQALAELLPGQLVADMVAILGSLFFVVGDIDK from the coding sequence ATGAGCCCCACGACGGAGACCACCCTCGGCATCGGCGGCGCCGCGGAGAGCACCGACATGGTGCTCAACATCGGCCCGCAGCACCCCTCCACGCACGGTGTGCTGCGGCTGCGCCTCGTCCTCGACGGCGAGCGGATCGAGCAGGCGGAGCCGGTGATCGGCTATATGCACCGCGGCGCGGAGAAGCTCTTCGAGGCGCGCGACTACCGGCAGATCGTGGTGCTCGCCAACCGGCACGACTGGCTGTCCGCGTTCTCGAACGAACTCGGGGTGGTCCTGGCCGTGGAGCGGATGCTCGGCATGGAGGTGCCCGAGCGCGCCGTCTGGATGCGCACGCTCCTCGCCGAGCTGAACCGCGTGCTCAACCACCTGATGTTCCTCGGCTCGTATCCGCTCGAACTGGGCGGAATCACCCCGGTGTTCCACGCTTTCCGGGAGCGCGAGGAGCTCCAGAACGTGATGGAGGAGATCTCCGGCGGCCGTATGCACTACATGTTCAACCGCGTGGGCGGCCTCAAGGAAGACCTCCCCGCGGGCTGGTCCACGCGCGCGCGTGCGGCCGTCGCCTCGGTCCGCTCCCGCATGGACGTGTACGACAAGCTGGTGCTCGGCAACGAGATCTTCCGGGGCCGTACGCGCGGCGTCGGCGTGCTGTCCCCTCAGGCGGTGCACGCCTACGGAGTGAGCGGCCCCATCGCCCGCGCCTCCGGAGTCGACTTCGACCTGCGCCGCGACGAGCCGTACCTCGCGTACGGCCAGCTGCAGGACACCCTGAAGGTCGTCACGCGTCAGGAGGGCGACTGCCTGGCCCGCTTCGAGTGCCTCCTGGAGCAGACCCACAACGCGCTCGACCTCGCCGACGCCTGCCTGGAGCGGCTCGCCGAGCTGCCGCAGGGGCCGGTCAACCAGCGCCTCCCGAAGGTGCTCAAGGCCCCCGAGGGCCACACGTACGCGTGGACCGAGAACCCCCTGGGCATCAACGGCTACTACCTGGTCTCCAAGGGCGAGAAGACCCCGTACCGCCTGAAGCTCCGCTCGGCGTCGTACAACAACATCCAGGCCCTCGCCGAACTGCTTCCGGGGCAGCTGGTCGCCGACATGGTGGCGATCCTGGGGTCGCTGTTCTTCGTGGTCGGCGACATCGACAAGTAG
- a CDS encoding SAM-dependent methyltransferase — translation MEAALYGPDGFYLRPEGPAGHFRTSVHASPLFAGAVARLLCRVDEALDHPDELAFVDLGAGRGELTAAVLTALPADVAARVRACAVERAGRPEGLDRRIEWRDLPPTGVTGLLFANEWLDNVPLDVVEVDSEGVARHVLVGDDGGESLGGPVEGDDASWLARWWPLAPEPGLRAETGRPRDEAWARAAATLTRGLAVAVDYAHDRAGRPPFGTLAGFRAGRETAPVPDGTCDITAHVALDACALPGARLLTQRAALHALGVSGGRPPLSLASSDPKAYVHALTRAGEAAELTADGGLGDFGWLVQPVGIADPLEA, via the coding sequence ATGGAGGCCGCTCTCTACGGGCCTGACGGCTTCTATCTGCGCCCCGAAGGACCCGCGGGACACTTCCGGACGTCGGTGCACGCATCGCCGCTCTTCGCGGGCGCCGTGGCCCGGCTGCTGTGCCGCGTGGACGAGGCGCTCGACCACCCGGACGAGTTGGCCTTCGTCGATCTTGGGGCGGGCCGTGGCGAGTTGACCGCAGCCGTCCTCACCGCGCTGCCCGCCGACGTGGCGGCACGCGTGCGTGCCTGCGCGGTCGAGCGGGCCGGGCGCCCGGAGGGACTCGACCGGCGCATCGAGTGGCGCGACCTGCCGCCCACCGGCGTCACCGGCCTGCTCTTCGCCAACGAATGGCTCGACAACGTCCCCCTGGACGTCGTCGAGGTGGACTCCGAAGGCGTGGCCCGGCATGTGCTCGTCGGCGACGACGGCGGCGAGTCCCTCGGCGGCCCGGTGGAGGGCGACGACGCCTCCTGGCTGGCGCGCTGGTGGCCGCTGGCTCCGGAGCCCGGCCTGCGCGCGGAGACCGGGCGCCCCAGGGACGAGGCGTGGGCGAGGGCCGCGGCGACGCTCACGCGCGGCCTCGCGGTCGCGGTGGACTACGCGCACGACCGCGCCGGACGGCCGCCCTTCGGCACGCTGGCCGGCTTCCGCGCGGGCCGCGAGACAGCACCGGTGCCCGACGGCACGTGCGACATCACGGCCCATGTGGCACTCGACGCGTGCGCGCTGCCCGGAGCCCGGCTGCTCACCCAGCGCGCGGCCCTGCACGCCCTGGGCGTCAGCGGTGGCCGCCCGCCGCTCTCCCTGGCCTCCAGCGATCCGAAGGCGTACGTACACGCCCTCACGCGCGCGGGAGAGGCGGCCGAACTGACTGCCGACGGCGGGCTCGGCGACTTCGGGTGGCTGGTCCAGCCGGTGGGAATCGCGGACCCGCTGGAGGCTTGA
- a CDS encoding sensor histidine kinase yields MQRVYDFLRRHPTGVDGFWALVLFGISGIGLVSMAAAEGREPVSSVVVILGMSVVVALRRKYVEKMLVLAAVLGLAQLIFDIQTMPADFAMLVIIYTASAEGTKWASRFALIGGLCAAPLSSLRWPEESIGTFSSILFTVFQMVPFALAWVLGDSIRTRRAYFAQLEERADRLEKERAAQSKVAVAAERARIARELHDVVAHNVSVMVVQADGAAYVLDAAPEQAKQALETISNTGRQALAEMRRLLGVLRTGEHQESGEYVPQPDVEQLDELIEQVRTAGLPVDFKVEGTPRPLPSGVELTAYRIVQEALTNTRKHGGENTGASVRLVYFDDGLGLLVEDDGKGAPHELYEDGGADGSGHGLIGMRERVGMVGGTLDAGPRPGGGFRISALLPLKPAN; encoded by the coding sequence GTGCAGCGCGTCTATGACTTCCTCCGCAGACACCCGACCGGGGTCGATGGCTTCTGGGCCCTCGTCCTGTTCGGGATCTCCGGCATCGGTCTCGTCTCCATGGCCGCGGCGGAAGGCCGGGAGCCCGTCTCGTCCGTCGTCGTCATCCTCGGCATGTCCGTCGTGGTGGCGCTGCGCCGCAAGTACGTCGAGAAGATGCTGGTCCTCGCCGCCGTGCTCGGCTTGGCCCAGCTGATCTTCGACATCCAGACGATGCCGGCCGACTTCGCGATGCTGGTGATCATCTACACGGCCTCGGCCGAGGGCACGAAGTGGGCCTCGCGGTTCGCCCTCATAGGCGGCCTGTGCGCGGCACCGCTGTCGTCGCTGCGCTGGCCGGAGGAGAGCATAGGAACCTTCAGCAGCATCCTCTTCACGGTCTTCCAGATGGTGCCCTTCGCCCTCGCCTGGGTGCTCGGCGACTCCATCCGCACCCGCCGCGCCTACTTCGCGCAGTTGGAGGAGCGCGCCGACCGCCTGGAGAAGGAGCGGGCCGCGCAGTCCAAGGTCGCGGTGGCGGCCGAGCGGGCCCGGATCGCGCGCGAGCTGCACGACGTCGTCGCGCACAACGTCTCGGTGATGGTCGTCCAGGCCGACGGCGCCGCGTACGTACTCGACGCGGCCCCCGAGCAGGCCAAGCAGGCCCTGGAGACCATCTCGAACACCGGGCGGCAGGCGCTCGCCGAGATGCGCAGGCTGCTCGGCGTGCTGCGCACCGGCGAACACCAGGAGAGCGGTGAGTACGTCCCGCAGCCCGACGTCGAGCAGCTCGACGAGCTCATCGAGCAGGTGCGCACGGCCGGCCTCCCGGTCGACTTCAAGGTCGAGGGGACCCCGCGTCCGCTGCCCAGCGGCGTCGAGCTCACGGCGTACCGCATCGTGCAGGAGGCGCTCACCAACACCCGCAAGCACGGCGGCGAGAACACCGGCGCGAGCGTGCGCCTCGTCTACTTCGACGACGGCCTGGGGCTGCTCGTCGAGGACGACGGCAAGGGCGCGCCCCACGAGCTGTACGAGGACGGCGGCGCCGACGGCAGCGGGCACGGTCTGATCGGCATGCGGGAGCGCGTCGGCATGGTCGGCGGCACGCTGGACGCGGGACCGCGGCCCGGCGGCGGCTTCCGCATCAGTGCGCTCCTGCCGCTCAAGCCCGCAAACTGA